A single region of the Onychomys torridus chromosome 11, mOncTor1.1, whole genome shotgun sequence genome encodes:
- the Uhmk1 gene encoding serine/threonine-protein kinase Kist gives MAGSGCAWGAEPPRFLEAFGRLWQVQSRLGSGSSASVYRVRCCGTPGSPPGALKQFLPPGTTGAAASAAEYGFRKERAALEQLQGHRNIVTLYGVFTIHFSPNVPSRCLLLELLDVSVSELLLYSSHQGCSMWMIQHCARDVLEALAFLHHEGYVHADLKPRNILWSAENECFKLIDFGLSFKEGNQDVKYIQTDGYRAPEAELQNCLAQAGLQSDTECTSAVDLWSLGIILLEMFSGMKLKHTVRSQEWKANSSAIIDHIFASKAVVNAAIPAYHLRDLIKSMLHDDPSRRIPAEMALCSPFFSIPFAPHIEDLVMLPTPVLRLLNVLDDDYLENEDEYEDVVEDVKEECQKYGPVVSLLVPKENPGRGQVFVEYANAGDSKAAQKLLTGRMFDGKFVVATFYPLSAYKRGYLYQTLL, from the exons ATGGCGGGGTCCGGCTGCGCGTGGGGCGCCGAGCCGCCGCGCTTCCTGGAGGCCTTCGGGCGGCTGTGGCAGGTACAGAGCCGCCTGGGCAGCGGCTCATCGGCCTCGGTGTATCGGGTGCGCTGCTGCGGCACCCCGGGCTCGCCCCCCGGAGCCCTCAAGCAGTTCCTGCCTCCGGGAACCACCGGGGCTGCGGCCTCGGCCGCGGAGTATGGTTTCCGCAAAGAGAGGGCGGCGCTGGAGCAGTTGCAGGGTCACAGGAACATCG tgacTTTGTATGGAGTCTTTACCATACACTTCTCTCCAAATGTGCCATCACGCTGTCTGTTGCTTGAACTCCTGGATGTCAGTGTTTCGGAATTGCTTTTATATTCTAGTCACCAGGGTTGCTCCATGTGGATGATACAGCATTGTGCCCGAGATGTTCTGGAGGCCCTTGCTTTTCTTCACCACGAGGGCTATGTCCATGCAGACCTCAAACCACGAAACATACTGTGGAGTGCCGAGAATGAATGCTTTAAGCTTATTGACTTTGGACTTAGCTTCAAAGAAGGCAATCAG GATGTGAAGTATATTCAGACAGACGGGTATCGCGCTCCAGAAGCAGAACTGCAAAACTgcttggcccaggctggcctgcagagTGATACAGAATGTACCTCAGCTGTTGATCTGTGGAGCCTTGGAATCATTTTACTGGAAATGTTCTCAGGAATGAAACTGAAACATACAGTCAGATCTCAGGAATGGAAG GCAAACAGTTCTGCTATTATTGATCATATATTTGCCAGTAAAGCAGTGGTGAATGCCGCAATTCCAGCCTATCACCTCAGAGACCTTATCAAAAG CATGCTTCATGATGACCCAAGCAGAAGGATCCCTGCTGAGATGGCATTGTGCAGCCCATTCTTTAGCATTCCTTTTG CCCCTCATATTGAAGATCTGGTGATGCTTCCAACTCCAGTGCTCAGACTCCTCAATGTGCTGGACGATGATTATCTTGAAAATGAAGATGAATATGAAG ATGTTGTAGAAGATGTCAAAGAGGAGTGTCAGAAATATGGACCAGTGGTTTCTCTGCTTGTTCCAAAGGAAAATCCTGGCAGAGGACAA GTCTTTGTTGAGTATGCAAACGCTGGTGATTCCAAAGCTGCTCAGAAGCTGCTGACTGGGAGGATGTTTGACGGAAAGTTTGTTGTGGCTACATTCTACCCGCTGAGTGCCTACAAGAGGGGATACCTGTATCAAACCTTGCTTTAA